One region of Vibrio zhugei genomic DNA includes:
- a CDS encoding UDP-2,3-diacylglucosamine diphosphatase, giving the protein MTSSKRHCQAIWLSDLHLGERHCRAEYLLKFLQTHESQYLFLVGDIVDMQALRRRWHWPKPHQKVYELLLRKAKQGTRVIYIPGNHDIPMRRYDGESLQDVEIHKEYIYDSPAHGRLLLLHGDVFDRDMCASRFDEILGDYAYDVVLGLNGVWNYGRRLCGLPYQSVARTLKQCSKKAQTAMNRFRELAVQRAQHDNVDGIVCGHIHNPELGYVDGTLYMNTGDWVENCTAMLEHHDGRLELCHFSERPQAIGDLVPSF; this is encoded by the coding sequence ATGACTTCAAGCAAACGTCACTGTCAGGCTATTTGGTTATCAGATTTGCACTTGGGCGAGAGGCATTGCCGAGCCGAGTACTTACTGAAGTTTTTGCAAACCCATGAAAGCCAGTATCTTTTTTTAGTCGGCGATATTGTTGATATGCAAGCGTTACGCCGACGTTGGCACTGGCCAAAACCTCATCAAAAAGTCTACGAGCTGCTGTTACGCAAAGCGAAGCAAGGGACGCGGGTTATTTATATTCCGGGTAATCATGACATTCCCATGCGTCGCTATGATGGAGAAAGCCTCCAAGATGTTGAAATCCATAAAGAGTATATTTACGACAGTCCGGCTCATGGCCGACTTTTACTGTTGCACGGTGATGTGTTTGACCGTGATATGTGTGCAAGCCGTTTTGATGAAATCTTAGGGGACTATGCCTACGATGTGGTGCTCGGGCTTAATGGGGTTTGGAACTATGGTCGGCGTTTATGCGGTTTGCCTTATCAATCGGTCGCCAGAACCCTCAAGCAATGCTCGAAAAAAGCACAAACTGCAATGAACCGTTTTCGTGAGTTGGCGGTGCAACGTGCGCAGCACGATAACGTGGATGGTATTGTCTGTGGACATATTCACAACCCTGAACTCGGGTATGTCGATGGCACGTTATACATGAATACGGGAGATTGGGTAGAAAATTGCACCGCAATGCTTGAGCATCATGATGGTCGGTTGGAGCTCTGTCATTTTTCTGAGCGCCCCCAAGCGATCGGTGATTTAGTGCCGAGCTTTTAA
- the yjeH gene encoding L-methionine/branched-chain amino acid transporter, translating into MHELKKDITLFSGISQLATTLLGTGLFMVPAIAAGITGSLTLWAWCILFIAICPIALTFATLGKHYPNAGGTAYFVRMAFSKRLENAVAWLFMSIMPVGIPPAIALAGGFLKPILPHFLANDWCAQLLTVALLLLVNLMGSKSSGQLQSLIALCIFALIGGFFWQGHIGVNDLVMPALHIHDAVPIGQALAVMFWCFVGIEAFAHMGEEFKNPQRDFPIAILAGCFIAGLVYWACTVVILKFNAYGSSHFDNGSIPWLSDHLFGSSMALVISVIGFFACFASINLYTQSLSRMVLSQARQYRPSSALVSVSSRGVSVRATYVVFSVITASCVLGLVTNLDLSFFLKLANSVFVMIYLLAMLAATRLLQGKARYLAYVSLLLCLLAFLCLGWSMLYAVIILMVFMRPWQRHAPRQYVNQ; encoded by the coding sequence ATGCACGAACTGAAAAAAGATATCACGTTGTTTTCTGGAATCAGTCAGCTCGCCACCACCTTACTTGGAACAGGATTATTTATGGTGCCAGCCATTGCCGCAGGCATCACCGGATCACTCACATTATGGGCTTGGTGTATTCTGTTTATTGCCATATGTCCTATTGCCTTGACCTTTGCAACGTTAGGTAAGCATTACCCCAATGCGGGGGGCACGGCCTATTTTGTCCGTATGGCTTTCAGTAAACGTCTCGAAAATGCGGTTGCATGGCTATTCATGAGTATCATGCCGGTTGGCATTCCACCCGCTATTGCCCTAGCGGGTGGCTTTTTGAAGCCCATTTTACCCCACTTTTTAGCCAATGATTGGTGTGCACAACTGCTCACCGTTGCGCTACTGCTGCTTGTCAATTTGATGGGCAGTAAGTCCTCTGGACAGCTACAATCACTGATCGCGTTGTGTATCTTTGCCTTGATTGGTGGCTTTTTCTGGCAAGGCCATATCGGGGTCAACGATCTGGTGATGCCGGCTCTGCACATTCACGATGCCGTGCCTATTGGCCAAGCACTGGCAGTGATGTTTTGGTGTTTTGTTGGTATTGAAGCGTTCGCTCACATGGGAGAAGAATTTAAGAATCCACAACGGGATTTCCCCATCGCTATATTAGCAGGCTGTTTCATTGCCGGATTGGTCTATTGGGCGTGTACCGTCGTTATTTTAAAATTTAATGCCTACGGTAGCAGCCACTTCGATAATGGCTCCATTCCATGGCTCAGCGATCACTTGTTTGGTTCAAGCATGGCCTTGGTGATCAGTGTCATTGGCTTTTTTGCCTGCTTTGCCAGCATCAATCTGTATACGCAAAGCTTATCGCGTATGGTGTTATCACAAGCGCGGCAATACCGACCATCGAGCGCACTGGTCTCGGTGTCATCACGCGGGGTTTCGGTGCGCGCAACCTATGTGGTTTTCAGTGTGATTACGGCTTCTTGTGTCTTGGGGCTAGTCACCAACTTAGATTTATCCTTTTTCCTCAAATTGGCAAACAGTGTGTTTGTGATGATTTACTTACTCGCCATGTTAGCCGCCACACGGTTACTGCAAGGGAAAGCGCGTTATCTTGCGTATGTGTCACTGCTTTTATGCCTGCTAGCCTTTTTATGTTTAGGCTGGTCGATGCTTTATGCGGTCATTATTTTGATGGTATTTATGCGCCCATGGCAACGCCATGCACCGCGTCAGTATGTCAATCAATAA
- the istB gene encoding IS21-like element ISVch3 family helper ATPase IstB encodes MNTLNNQLKTLRLSHAAKALEQQQEQLTTYAELDFEERLSLLLESEILNRNQTKIQRLKRQAKLRVDAQPSQLVYKEGRNLNRKQMSELLTGSYLHKHQNILITGPTGAGKTYLGCALATSACDQQQTVRYYRLTRLLDDLTAGRLDGSYQKQLQSLAKKGLLILDDWGMEKLTQEHAGHLLEVLEDRYQNSSTIVISQLPVKEWYNMIGNATVADALMDRLVHNSHRIELGGESMRKLAQSDHLE; translated from the coding sequence ATGAACACACTCAATAACCAACTAAAAACCCTGCGGTTGAGCCATGCGGCGAAAGCGTTAGAGCAGCAACAAGAGCAACTGACGACCTACGCAGAGCTGGACTTCGAGGAGAGACTAAGCCTGCTTCTGGAAAGCGAAATCTTGAATCGCAATCAGACCAAAATCCAACGCTTAAAACGACAAGCCAAATTAAGAGTGGATGCACAGCCGAGCCAACTCGTCTACAAGGAGGGACGAAACCTCAACCGTAAACAAATGAGCGAACTACTAACGGGCAGTTATCTACACAAGCACCAAAACATCTTGATCACAGGCCCAACAGGAGCAGGTAAAACGTATCTTGGTTGTGCACTGGCAACCAGTGCCTGCGACCAACAACAAACGGTCAGATACTACCGATTAACTCGCTTGCTTGATGACCTGACCGCAGGACGTCTGGATGGCAGCTATCAAAAACAACTTCAATCGTTGGCTAAGAAAGGCTTACTGATCCTCGACGACTGGGGGATGGAAAAACTGACTCAGGAACACGCGGGCCACTTATTAGAAGTGCTTGAAGATCGTTACCAAAACAGCAGCACAATCGTCATCAGCCAATTACCTGTAAAAGAGTGGTACAACATGATCGGCAACGCCACCGTCGCAGATGCTCTCATGGATCGGCTGGTACACAATAGTCATCGAATAGAACTGGGAGGTGAATCAATGAGAAAACTGGCGCAATCCGATCACTTAGAGTAA
- a CDS encoding ribosome recycling factor family protein: MTGSGDRNKPKQAIAITEIRKYCRAPNQPVHPFMIQRMQDTLVKLSNPGPTDQSEALKQLVRENRAITLADLMAQTDCTLSEARTARYAVEDEWL; this comes from the coding sequence ATGACAGGATCAGGTGATCGGAATAAACCGAAACAAGCGATCGCAATCACCGAAATACGCAAATATTGCCGAGCGCCCAATCAACCAGTTCATCCGTTCATGATTCAGCGAATGCAGGACACGTTGGTCAAATTATCTAACCCGGGGCCAACCGATCAATCTGAGGCATTAAAACAGTTGGTTCGAGAGAATCGAGCGATCACTCTTGCTGACTTAATGGCACAGACTGACTGCACGCTGAGTGAAGCCCGCACTGCACGATACGCGGTAGAGGATGAGTGGTTGTAA